In a single window of the Romeriopsis navalis LEGE 11480 genome:
- the ribH gene encoding 6,7-dimethyl-8-ribityllumazine synthase gives MAIFEGSFAGTEKFRFAMVIGRFNDLVVNKLMEACQDCLKRHGVDIDPNGTQVDYVWVPGSFEIPLVSRQLAQSGRYDAVICLGAVIRGQTPHFDYVSSEVSKGIAAAAFQTGVPVIFGVLTTDTMQQAMERAGIKANLGWEYGMSALEMASLMQQIRLGTGNGVAQGSLASGTVQTLTAMPTDAVTS, from the coding sequence ATGGCTATTTTTGAGGGTTCGTTTGCGGGGACGGAGAAGTTCCGCTTCGCCATGGTGATTGGACGATTCAACGATTTGGTAGTGAACAAGCTCATGGAAGCCTGTCAGGACTGTCTCAAGCGGCACGGCGTTGATATCGATCCCAATGGCACACAAGTCGACTATGTCTGGGTACCTGGCAGCTTCGAAATTCCCCTCGTTTCGCGACAGCTGGCCCAATCCGGTCGCTATGATGCAGTGATTTGCTTAGGCGCCGTAATTCGTGGCCAAACGCCCCATTTCGACTATGTTTCGTCTGAGGTGTCTAAGGGGATTGCGGCCGCCGCCTTCCAAACCGGAGTACCTGTGATTTTTGGCGTCTTAACCACTGACACCATGCAGCAAGCAATGGAACGGGCAGGCATTAAGGCCAACTTAGGCTGGGAATATGGCATGAGTGCGCTGGAAATGGCCAGCCTGATGCAACAAATTCGATTGGGTACAGGTAATGGTGTGGCCCAGGGTAGTCTCGCCAGCGGTACAGTTCAAACACTTACAGCAATGCCGACAGACGCTGTCACCTCATAA
- a CDS encoding sulfate/molybdate ABC transporter ATP-binding protein, with the protein MGISVQAVFKQFGDFQALNNVSVDIKSGGLVALLGPSGSGKSTLLRSIAGLETPDSGRIFLTGEDATDRSVQDRNIGFVFQHYALFKHMTVRDNIGFGMRIRKRPEAKIRQRADELLDLVQLSGLGERYPSQLSGGQRQRVALARALAVEPKVLLLDEPFGALDAKVRKDLRAWLRRLHDEVHVTTVFVTHDQEEAMEVADEIVVMNKGKIEQVGTPAEVYDQPASAFVMSFIGPVNVLPSSSRIFQDTGFDSGHPEMFLRPHDIVVELEPNSTTVPARVKRVIHLGWEIQAELALDDGQEMVAHITRERFDELKLEAKQRVHLRPKTAKSFPLYYSI; encoded by the coding sequence ATGGGTATCAGTGTACAAGCTGTTTTTAAGCAGTTTGGTGACTTTCAGGCTCTTAACAATGTCAGTGTTGATATTAAGAGTGGTGGGTTAGTCGCTTTGCTCGGCCCATCTGGCTCCGGTAAATCAACCTTGCTGCGCTCGATCGCGGGCCTCGAAACACCTGATAGTGGACGAATCTTTTTAACTGGCGAAGATGCCACCGATCGCAGCGTCCAAGATCGCAATATCGGTTTTGTGTTCCAGCACTACGCCCTGTTTAAACATATGACAGTGCGTGACAATATTGGTTTCGGGATGCGGATTCGGAAACGTCCTGAGGCAAAGATTCGACAGCGGGCCGACGAATTACTTGATCTGGTGCAACTGTCAGGACTCGGCGAGCGTTACCCTTCACAATTGTCCGGTGGACAGCGCCAACGCGTTGCATTAGCGCGGGCATTAGCCGTTGAACCCAAGGTTCTACTGCTTGACGAACCATTTGGCGCCCTCGATGCAAAAGTCCGCAAGGATCTGCGCGCTTGGCTCCGGCGACTGCATGACGAAGTCCATGTGACCACCGTTTTCGTGACTCATGATCAAGAAGAAGCAATGGAAGTTGCCGACGAAATTGTCGTCATGAACAAAGGCAAAATTGAACAAGTTGGCACCCCAGCTGAAGTCTATGACCAACCAGCGAGTGCTTTTGTGATGAGTTTTATTGGTCCAGTCAACGTCTTACCCAGCAGCTCTCGCATCTTCCAAGATACGGGATTTGATTCGGGCCATCCAGAAATGTTCCTCCGTCCCCACGATATTGTGGTCGAACTCGAACCCAATAGCACGACAGTACCGGCGCGGGTCAAGCGCGTGATTCACCTCGGTTGGGAAATTCAGGCAGAGCTGGCGTTGGATGATGGTCAAGAAATGGTCGCCCATATTACCCGTGAGCGGTTTGACGAACTTAAATTGGAAGCCAAACAACGCGTGCACTTACGACCCAAAACAGCCAAATCATTCCCGCTATATTATTCGATCTAG
- a CDS encoding UDP-glucose 4-epimerase family protein: MNILITGANGFVGQAVCQRILAQYPEIGSIYAVCRRPSLPQSLLDQPQIQPVIVQSLAELAASTQLLSQVDCIIHLAARVHQMNDQSADPLAEFRAVNTAAPCQLAQAAARAGVRRFIYLSSIKVHGEASSAVEAYAESDQLRPSDPYGISKWEAEVQLQQIALQTGLEVVILRPPLVYGPMVKANFLQMLRVVQRRIPLPLGAVQNRRSLVYVGNLADAIIVSAQHPAAANQTFLVSDGEDLSTPQLLRRIARSFNQSPRLLSLPVGLLQLIARLTGKSAAVSRLIGSLVVDSHKIQQTLAWQPPYTVDQGLQATVDWLKAKA, translated from the coding sequence ATGAATATTTTAATTACTGGTGCGAATGGCTTTGTGGGGCAAGCGGTTTGCCAACGTATCTTGGCGCAGTATCCTGAAATTGGGTCGATTTATGCGGTTTGTCGTCGTCCGAGCTTGCCCCAGTCCTTGCTTGATCAGCCGCAGATTCAGCCCGTGATTGTCCAGTCTTTAGCAGAACTGGCGGCATCGACGCAACTACTATCGCAAGTTGACTGCATTATTCACTTGGCCGCCAGAGTCCATCAAATGAATGATCAATCGGCGGACCCGTTGGCCGAATTTCGGGCGGTAAATACCGCTGCGCCTTGTCAGTTGGCCCAGGCCGCCGCTCGAGCCGGTGTCCGCCGCTTTATCTATTTAAGTTCGATTAAAGTGCATGGTGAGGCATCCTCGGCGGTTGAGGCTTATGCTGAATCCGACCAATTGCGACCGAGTGATCCCTATGGCATTAGTAAATGGGAAGCGGAGGTGCAATTGCAGCAAATTGCATTGCAAACCGGCCTCGAAGTTGTCATTCTACGTCCACCATTGGTCTATGGGCCCATGGTGAAAGCTAACTTCCTGCAAATGTTGCGGGTAGTCCAACGCCGGATCCCGTTGCCGCTGGGGGCGGTGCAGAATCGCCGGAGCTTGGTTTATGTGGGAAATTTGGCCGATGCCATCATTGTGTCAGCACAGCACCCGGCAGCCGCGAATCAAACGTTTCTCGTGAGTGATGGGGAAGATTTGTCGACCCCACAGTTGCTGCGGCGGATTGCTCGATCGTTTAACCAATCGCCCCGTCTCCTGTCCTTGCCGGTGGGACTTTTGCAACTCATTGCGCGACTAACCGGAAAGTCGGCAGCGGTTTCTCGGTTAATCGGTTCGCTGGTGGTGGACAGTCATAAAATCCAACAAACATTGGCGTGGCAGCCACCATATACGGTGGATCAAGGTCTACAAGCAACCGTTGATTGGCTTAAGGCTAAGGCCTGA
- a CDS encoding DUF4864 domain-containing protein — MMIWTEVDRTAIRSVVEAQLQAFQQDDAEAAFEFASPGIQELFRTPTNFLQMVRQSYQPVYRPRSVMFEELTLLQDLPTQPVLLLSPDGDPVRALYLMENRTTGSWRITGCYLLPVNERSTY; from the coding sequence ATGATGATATGGACAGAGGTTGATCGGACGGCAATTCGCTCGGTTGTGGAGGCCCAATTACAAGCATTTCAGCAGGATGATGCCGAAGCGGCCTTTGAATTTGCGAGTCCAGGTATCCAGGAACTATTTCGGACGCCAACCAACTTTTTGCAGATGGTACGACAGTCTTACCAGCCGGTGTATCGTCCGCGCTCGGTGATGTTTGAGGAGTTAACGTTGTTGCAGGATTTACCGACTCAGCCAGTGCTATTGTTGAGCCCTGATGGTGATCCCGTGCGAGCACTCTATCTGATGGAAAATCGTACAACTGGGAGCTGGCGAATTACTGGCTGTTATCTATTGCCAGTGAATGAACGATCGACATATTAG
- a CDS encoding hybrid sensor histidine kinase/response regulator: protein MQSAAIVIVEDERLVARDLADILIQQGYTVPAICSTAETAIETVSHQPADLVLMDIRLAGPMDGVEAAQVIQAQFGLPIVYLTANADLPTLERVKASRPFGYLLKPFDELMLLTTIDIALSRHQTEQEIRTALQQTERITQQTQAQVASKLEYFAMAAHELRNPLGVIQSVAELLSSPTLNLPAERRARYLQNMQDATGSLDDLLRSILTYSYSSAGKLDSQITKLNLVSFCQEQITLLKVSLGHNHQFTLTTPSNQCIVFLDEQLLWHLLTNLISNAIKYSPIHPDQTGHVNLELSWDAGKINITVRDNGIGIPREATSKIFEPFYRANNTGTIPGTGLGLSLVKQCAERQGGTVILIPPTEQFHGAGFTVTFPRDQRLRLNPADGPPVARPIGQ, encoded by the coding sequence ATGCAATCAGCAGCTATTGTCATTGTTGAAGATGAACGACTGGTGGCACGTGATCTTGCGGATATTTTAATTCAGCAAGGGTATACCGTCCCCGCAATCTGTAGCACGGCGGAAACCGCAATTGAGACGGTAAGCCACCAACCAGCGGATTTAGTCTTAATGGATATTCGGCTCGCCGGTCCGATGGATGGGGTTGAAGCTGCACAGGTGATTCAGGCACAGTTTGGGTTGCCCATCGTCTACTTGACGGCCAATGCCGATTTGCCAACGCTCGAACGGGTCAAAGCCAGTCGGCCATTTGGCTACTTGCTCAAACCCTTCGATGAATTAATGCTGCTTACCACGATCGATATTGCGCTGTCTCGCCATCAGACAGAACAGGAAATTCGGACAGCACTGCAACAGACCGAACGGATTACCCAACAAACCCAGGCCCAAGTCGCGAGCAAACTCGAATATTTTGCCATGGCGGCACATGAATTACGGAACCCCCTAGGGGTGATTCAGTCAGTCGCCGAATTGCTTAGTTCACCCACACTCAATCTGCCAGCCGAACGTCGGGCACGCTATCTGCAAAATATGCAAGATGCCACTGGGAGTCTCGACGATTTATTACGATCGATCTTGACCTATAGCTATTCCAGCGCCGGTAAACTTGATAGTCAGATCACAAAACTCAACCTCGTATCCTTTTGCCAAGAACAAATCACGCTGCTCAAAGTCAGTCTTGGACACAATCATCAGTTTACTTTAACGACCCCAAGCAATCAGTGCATTGTCTTCTTAGATGAGCAACTGCTGTGGCATCTACTCACTAACCTAATCTCGAATGCCATCAAATACTCCCCAATTCATCCCGATCAAACCGGACATGTCAACCTTGAACTTAGCTGGGATGCAGGAAAAATCAATATCACCGTCAGGGATAATGGCATCGGCATTCCCCGCGAAGCCACCAGCAAAATATTTGAACCGTTCTATCGCGCAAACAATACGGGTACAATTCCTGGCACAGGTCTTGGCCTATCATTAGTCAAACAATGTGCGGAACGCCAAGGTGGGACAGTGATACTCATTCCACCAACTGAGCAGTTCCATGGTGCGGGCTTTACCGTCACATTTCCACGGGATCAACGCCTGCGGTTAAACCCCGCTGATGGGCCTCCGGTAGCGCGCCCGATCGGGCAGTAG
- a CDS encoding polysaccharide biosynthesis protein, which translates to MRIINSFSRCLDLFVQAILKIRGAKTFFRVCLFEASYQRRLVLFFLDALMTFGSIYGALYLRFDHVIPGVQFDFYLRSALLFTLLKAGCFYLCGMYRPLLRYSGPELLEIPIKATLLSDGLFLLVNALRPLPLLPRSVQIIGALIALVGVISSRLIFRRLVYQIDAIAFRARTNKPDDSRSLLHHNYTHPRIIIYGAGRAGMLLAQSILRGQNYHIVAFVDDEPSLIGRIAHDIKIHAAPDLPMLVEDYEVSLILMAVPSATPQERRKILQRLHPLMVEVKTIPTLEEIVLGQVSISQTREVDVADLLGREEVLPDASLLQANITDKVVLVTGAGGSIGSELCRQIAQQKPLLLVLYEVSEFALYAIEMELVETYPQLKVVPFLGSITDADRLRQALSVHRVETIYHAAAYKHVPLVEANPAQGVINNAYGTMITAQVANECRVNTFVLISTDKAVRPTNVMGATKRIAELTLQALAAKSDTHTRFIMVRFGNVLGSSGSVVPRFRRQIAERRPITITHPDITRYFMSIPEAARLVIQAGAMGNGGEVFLLNMGEPVRIYDLAIQMIELSGLQPGQDIEIQITGLRPGEKLYEELLINSDNAIETRHPKIFAARESMLPWTELEGVLHQLFRVAQSNNIQELKRTLKTLVPEYKAPNHPPVAKPIVSQNIAVV; encoded by the coding sequence ATGCGAATTATTAATTCATTCAGTCGATGTTTGGATCTATTTGTTCAGGCGATATTAAAAATTCGAGGCGCTAAGACGTTTTTTCGAGTTTGTTTGTTTGAAGCAAGCTATCAGCGTCGCCTAGTGTTGTTCTTCCTCGATGCCTTAATGACCTTTGGCTCAATCTATGGTGCGTTGTATCTCCGGTTTGATCATGTAATTCCCGGGGTGCAATTTGATTTCTATTTACGCAGTGCGCTGCTATTTACCTTATTGAAGGCTGGCTGTTTCTATTTGTGTGGGATGTATCGTCCTTTGCTGCGATACTCCGGTCCAGAGCTGCTGGAAATTCCGATTAAAGCGACGCTGCTGAGTGATGGCTTATTTCTGCTGGTTAATGCTTTGCGACCATTGCCATTACTGCCGCGATCAGTGCAGATTATTGGGGCCCTAATCGCGCTAGTCGGTGTGATCAGTTCGCGGTTGATTTTCCGTCGCTTAGTCTATCAAATTGACGCGATCGCCTTTCGTGCACGAACTAATAAGCCCGATGATTCCCGTTCTTTACTACACCATAACTACACGCACCCACGCATTATTATTTATGGTGCGGGTCGAGCCGGAATGTTGTTAGCACAGTCGATTCTGCGGGGACAGAATTATCACATTGTGGCGTTCGTTGATGATGAACCCAGTTTGATTGGTCGCATCGCCCATGATATTAAAATTCATGCGGCCCCGGATTTGCCCATGCTCGTCGAGGACTATGAGGTTAGCTTGATTTTGATGGCTGTACCGTCGGCAACCCCGCAGGAGCGCCGCAAAATTTTACAGCGTTTACATCCCTTGATGGTCGAGGTGAAGACCATTCCCACTCTCGAAGAAATTGTGCTGGGTCAAGTCTCAATTTCCCAGACGCGTGAAGTTGATGTGGCGGATCTCTTGGGCCGTGAAGAGGTGCTGCCCGATGCGTCGCTGCTACAGGCAAATATTACTGATAAAGTCGTGTTGGTGACGGGTGCTGGGGGCTCGATCGGGTCGGAACTCTGTCGTCAAATTGCTCAGCAAAAACCATTGCTATTGGTCTTGTATGAGGTGAGTGAGTTTGCCCTGTATGCCATTGAAATGGAACTGGTTGAGACTTATCCACAGTTAAAGGTCGTGCCTTTCTTGGGTTCGATTACGGACGCCGATCGGCTACGCCAGGCCCTCTCGGTCCATCGAGTTGAAACGATTTATCATGCAGCGGCGTATAAGCATGTGCCATTAGTTGAAGCGAATCCGGCCCAGGGTGTGATTAATAATGCCTATGGCACGATGATTACTGCCCAAGTTGCAAACGAATGTCGGGTGAATACTTTTGTGTTGATTTCGACCGATAAAGCTGTTCGTCCAACTAATGTGATGGGTGCAACGAAGCGGATTGCGGAATTGACACTGCAGGCTTTAGCGGCTAAATCGGATACGCACACGCGATTTATTATGGTGCGATTCGGGAATGTTTTAGGCAGTAGTGGTTCTGTGGTGCCGCGGTTCCGGCGGCAGATTGCCGAACGCCGGCCCATTACGATTACCCATCCCGACATTACGCGTTATTTTATGTCGATTCCGGAAGCGGCGCGCTTGGTCATTCAAGCCGGTGCAATGGGGAATGGTGGCGAAGTCTTTTTACTGAATATGGGTGAGCCCGTTCGGATCTATGACTTGGCGATTCAGATGATTGAGTTAAGTGGTCTGCAACCCGGGCAGGATATCGAAATTCAAATTACCGGATTGCGACCGGGCGAAAAGCTGTATGAAGAGCTGTTGATTAATAGTGATAATGCGATTGAAACTCGCCATCCGAAAATCTTTGCAGCACGGGAGTCGATGCTACCGTGGACGGAGTTAGAGGGGGTTCTGCATCAGCTATTTCGTGTGGCGCAGTCGAATAACATTCAAGAGTTAAAACGCACTCTGAAGACGCTTGTGCCGGAATATAAAGCGCCAAACCACCCACCCGTTGCCAAACCGATCGTCAGCCAAAATATTGCTGTGGTGTGA
- a CDS encoding zinc ribbon domain-containing protein: protein MPYMCDISPNQTVFLDNPGDQTVLTCMSGQVGQQQQSSSSFTTGRWSNPPELWRSSQGLFIQIHGESGITIVQIQNNGLHVTSAQAIGQPAQTIPMQPVAAMPNMPTMQSMQPMPPIQPMPPMQPMSPMQPMPPMNMSNMNSAPPAMQMQMGNMQMSMDNPTNPKSSSSNGVSHSLNSSHSTPTQRNFCSGCGQPIRPNDNFCSSCGQKLE, encoded by the coding sequence ATGCCATACATGTGCGACATTAGTCCCAACCAAACAGTATTTTTAGATAACCCTGGTGACCAAACTGTCTTGACCTGCATGAGTGGCCAAGTCGGCCAGCAGCAGCAATCAAGCAGTAGCTTTACCACAGGACGTTGGAGTAATCCCCCAGAACTATGGCGATCGAGCCAAGGGCTATTTATTCAAATCCACGGTGAGTCGGGAATAACCATCGTGCAAATCCAAAATAATGGCTTGCATGTCACCTCGGCTCAAGCGATCGGGCAGCCAGCACAAACCATCCCGATGCAACCCGTCGCCGCTATGCCCAATATGCCGACAATGCAATCGATGCAACCCATGCCACCGATACAACCCATGCCACCGATGCAGCCCATGTCGCCGATGCAGCCCATGCCACCGATGAACATGAGCAATATGAACAGCGCCCCCCCCGCGATGCAAATGCAGATGGGGAATATGCAAATGAGTATGGATAATCCCACCAATCCCAAGAGCAGCAGCTCTAATGGTGTCTCCCATAGCCTTAACAGCAGTCATTCAACCCCCACGCAACGCAATTTTTGCAGTGGCTGTGGTCAACCGATTCGCCCGAACGACAATTTTTGCAGTAGCTGCGGGCAGAAACTCGAATAA
- a CDS encoding glycosyltransferase family 2 protein — MKVSIITAAYNSEKTLRDTIVSVLSQDYPDIEYIVVDGASNDQTGEIVRSFGDQIAQFVSEPDRGMYDAMNKGIALATGDVIGILNSDDFYADATVISSVVDRLQATQADAVFGDLVYVNDSDLSKVTRYYSSARFQPRLFAYGWMPAHPTFFVKRWAYEQYGVFQIDYKIAADYELLTRFLAKYHLAYAYIPQVMVRMRTGGASTTNLMSNWILNREILRACAENGIKTNWFKVLSKYFTKVFQLIRRPKPAALSREPALPFKS, encoded by the coding sequence ATGAAAGTTTCGATCATTACAGCGGCTTATAACAGCGAGAAGACTCTACGCGATACGATCGTTTCGGTTTTATCTCAGGACTATCCAGATATTGAATATATCGTGGTTGATGGGGCCTCGAATGATCAAACCGGGGAAATTGTGCGATCGTTTGGGGATCAGATTGCCCAGTTTGTATCAGAGCCGGATCGCGGCATGTACGATGCCATGAATAAAGGCATTGCTTTGGCTACAGGGGATGTCATTGGTATTCTGAACTCGGATGATTTTTACGCTGATGCAACCGTGATTTCTAGTGTGGTCGATCGGCTGCAAGCGACCCAAGCGGATGCTGTTTTCGGTGACCTGGTCTATGTCAATGACAGTGATTTGAGTAAAGTGACTCGTTACTATAGCTCCGCCCGTTTCCAACCGCGTTTGTTTGCCTATGGTTGGATGCCGGCGCATCCCACGTTCTTTGTGAAGCGGTGGGCCTATGAGCAATACGGTGTCTTTCAAATTGATTATAAGATTGCCGCTGACTATGAGCTGTTGACGCGGTTTTTGGCAAAATATCATCTTGCCTATGCTTATATTCCGCAGGTGATGGTGCGCATGCGGACGGGCGGGGCCAGTACAACTAATCTGATGAGTAATTGGATTCTGAATCGCGAAATTCTGCGGGCCTGTGCGGAAAACGGAATTAAAACGAACTGGTTTAAGGTGCTCTCCAAATATTTTACGAAAGTGTTTCAGTTAATTCGCCGTCCGAAACCAGCGGCGCTGTCGCGCGAACCGGCGTTGCCATTCAAATCTTAA
- a CDS encoding glycosyl transferase family 4 translates to MSLVMFLSVFAFCLSAFCVSLVKRYLKNHLVDIPNARSSHKQPTPRGGGLGFIVAGAVSLFLYQVFVPNTALAVPPQVWVALLPLIVISIIDDWKTVKARTRYAVQIAVAAFIVFQTGPFPQPWFEDLGLPGNVVAFGLTIIGLTALINFYNFMDGLDGLVAGVALVQMLFCAVALNQPEFWVLAMALLGFLVWNWSPAKIFMGDAGSTIIGAVIAASILYHSNHAASQPVGLAWSNLAIVLPLVTDAIYTLFRRSLRGENIFQAHRSHLYQRLNQTGWSHAEVATFYIGSAVLIACTLMLLGPIGAVLSLVVTIGAIFQIERYIQLHQPPVAVNAQVARSTSPRLLPRKSNN, encoded by the coding sequence ATGTCTCTCGTCATGTTTTTGTCGGTTTTCGCATTCTGCTTGAGTGCGTTCTGTGTCAGCTTAGTGAAGCGCTATCTCAAAAACCATTTAGTTGATATTCCCAATGCCCGTAGTTCGCACAAGCAGCCAACCCCCCGAGGCGGTGGGCTCGGTTTTATTGTTGCAGGTGCGGTTAGTTTATTTCTATATCAAGTTTTCGTGCCGAATACTGCCTTGGCGGTTCCACCGCAGGTCTGGGTCGCACTTCTACCACTAATTGTTATTAGTATCATTGATGACTGGAAAACGGTGAAGGCGCGGACACGTTATGCTGTGCAGATTGCTGTTGCAGCGTTTATTGTGTTTCAAACTGGTCCGTTTCCGCAGCCTTGGTTCGAGGACTTGGGGCTTCCCGGCAATGTTGTTGCTTTCGGGCTGACGATCATTGGATTGACGGCGCTGATCAATTTCTACAACTTTATGGATGGCTTGGATGGCTTAGTTGCCGGCGTTGCTTTAGTGCAAATGCTGTTTTGTGCAGTTGCTTTGAATCAGCCCGAATTTTGGGTTTTGGCAATGGCTCTACTCGGTTTCTTGGTTTGGAACTGGTCGCCGGCCAAAATTTTCATGGGCGATGCTGGTAGCACGATTATTGGCGCGGTGATTGCAGCGTCAATCCTCTATCACTCAAATCATGCGGCATCCCAGCCAGTGGGTTTAGCTTGGTCGAATCTCGCGATCGTGTTGCCCCTGGTAACTGATGCCATTTATACATTGTTTCGGCGTTCCCTGCGTGGCGAAAATATATTTCAGGCCCATCGGAGTCACTTGTATCAACGTCTTAATCAAACAGGTTGGTCTCATGCTGAAGTTGCGACTTTCTATATTGGCAGTGCAGTTTTAATTGCTTGTACGCTAATGCTGTTAGGTCCCATTGGTGCAGTGCTCAGTTTGGTGGTAACGATCGGTGCAATTTTCCAGATTGAGCGATATATCCAGCTCCATCAGCCGCCGGTCGCCGTGAATGCTCAAGTTGCTCGGAGCACAAGTCCTCGTTTATTGCCGCGTAAGTCAAATAACTAA
- a CDS encoding lipid-A-disaccharide synthase-related protein — MRLLCLSNGHGEDQIALRILEELRQLPHAPTIEVLPIVGDGGAYRKAQFDLIGPAQNMPSGGFINLDAGRQLARDIEAGLLKLTIGQIRTVKQWAKASPREQSLILSVGDIVPMLFAWCVNRPFAFVGTAKSEYYLRDETNWLQRASWWDDRLLRWTGCVYLPWERWLMRRQQCVAVFPRDTLTVNSLKQFAIPAFDVGNPMMDGIGLIGAPLSLTDAPLTIALIPGSRVPEIYDNWGLILESVKDLGNKLDRPVRLLAALVPACERPELLKPLQDWECVTDTHYRSGSGRHVIDLTLSVGKFVECIQQSHLAIAMAGTATEQFVGLGKPVVTLPGRGPQFVPAFAEAQTRLLGESVHLVQNPAQVAQEIQMLLAAPLSDWQAIAENGYRRMGRPGAAKRIANCLMQQFDHLPLEEM; from the coding sequence ATGCGTCTTCTGTGTCTAAGTAATGGTCATGGCGAAGATCAGATTGCCCTACGCATCTTAGAAGAATTACGTCAGTTACCCCATGCGCCAACGATCGAAGTCTTGCCGATTGTGGGTGATGGTGGAGCTTATCGCAAGGCGCAGTTTGACTTAATTGGACCAGCCCAAAACATGCCTTCCGGTGGCTTCATTAATCTGGATGCCGGACGTCAGTTAGCGCGAGATATTGAAGCCGGGTTGCTCAAACTCACAATTGGTCAGATTCGGACGGTTAAGCAGTGGGCCAAGGCGTCACCCCGAGAGCAAAGTCTGATTCTATCCGTTGGCGATATTGTGCCGATGTTATTTGCCTGGTGCGTGAACCGACCATTCGCGTTTGTTGGAACGGCGAAGTCAGAATATTATCTGCGAGATGAGACGAACTGGCTCCAACGAGCCTCCTGGTGGGACGATCGTCTATTGCGGTGGACGGGTTGTGTGTATTTGCCCTGGGAACGTTGGCTGATGCGGCGTCAGCAATGTGTGGCGGTATTTCCGCGTGATACGCTGACGGTCAATAGTTTGAAGCAATTTGCGATTCCAGCCTTTGATGTCGGCAATCCGATGATGGACGGGATTGGCTTGATTGGGGCGCCATTGAGCTTAACGGATGCGCCACTGACGATCGCCCTGATTCCGGGCTCCCGGGTGCCGGAGATTTATGATAATTGGGGCCTGATCCTCGAATCGGTTAAAGATCTAGGTAATAAATTAGACCGACCCGTACGACTTTTAGCAGCATTGGTGCCGGCCTGTGAACGGCCTGAACTGCTTAAGCCGTTGCAGGATTGGGAATGTGTCACAGACACTCACTACCGTAGTGGATCAGGCAGGCATGTAATAGATTTGACGCTGTCTGTCGGAAAGTTTGTAGAATGTATCCAACAATCGCACTTGGCGATCGCGATGGCGGGAACTGCCACGGAACAATTCGTGGGGTTAGGTAAGCCTGTGGTCACTTTGCCGGGTCGCGGTCCACAATTTGTACCTGCATTTGCAGAAGCACAAACCAGACTATTGGGGGAATCGGTGCATCTAGTTCAAAACCCGGCTCAAGTTGCTCAAGAAATTCAAATGTTGCTTGCCGCGCCATTGTCGGATTGGCAAGCAATTGCGGAAAATGGATATCGGCGGATGGGCCGTCCGGGTGCAGCCAAAAGGATAGCGAATTGTTTAATGCAACAGTTTGATCACCTGCCCCTGGAGGAAATGTGA
- a CDS encoding WcaF family extracellular polysaccharide biosynthesis acetyltransferase, with protein sequence MSNFHPPQPIMNDIESNPLTAVCLDQYVTGDYTPGAPLWKQLAWFFVGDFLVQTRCLPASSFKLRVLRLFGAKIGRGVRIKPGVQVKFPWRLVIGDHCWIGENAWIDNVAPVTISDHVCISQGVYLCTGNHDWSDPAFQLRLGAITLESGCWVAAKAVVGPGVSVGPGAILTLGSVTAQSLQPMTVYAGNPAQPIKTRKLRDI encoded by the coding sequence ATGTCTAATTTCCATCCGCCTCAACCCATTATGAATGACATTGAGTCAAACCCTTTGACTGCAGTATGTCTGGATCAATATGTCACGGGTGATTATACTCCGGGTGCACCGTTGTGGAAGCAGCTAGCGTGGTTCTTTGTGGGTGATTTTTTGGTTCAGACACGTTGCTTACCCGCCTCGAGCTTTAAGCTGCGCGTTCTGCGCTTATTTGGCGCTAAAATTGGCCGGGGTGTGCGCATCAAACCGGGTGTGCAAGTGAAATTTCCCTGGCGTTTGGTGATTGGTGATCACTGTTGGATTGGTGAAAATGCTTGGATTGATAATGTTGCACCTGTAACGATCTCTGACCATGTTTGTATTTCCCAAGGTGTTTATCTTTGTACTGGAAATCATGATTGGAGCGATCCCGCATTTCAATTACGGCTTGGTGCGATTACGTTGGAATCGGGTTGTTGGGTTGCCGCTAAAGCGGTGGTTGGACCGGGAGTATCGGTTGGCCCCGGGGCCATATTAACGTTGGGTAGTGTGACGGCACAGTCACTCCAGCCGATGACGGTGTATGCCGGCAATCCAGCGCAGCCGATTAAGACTCGGAAATTGAGGGATATTTAG